The following coding sequences are from one SAR86 cluster bacterium window:
- a CDS encoding MFS transporter — MTNFLQKPDKSIWYLAAAVACIGAGQSTIFILIPAEVRAMGFNEFQVGIIFSISAIAWMIFSPFWGSLSDKFGRKWIFLIGIFGFSLSMISFAAIISSANNNLIPFVLILPLLIATRLINGLFGSAVRPAAGGRIADITSPETRAAGFARFDAGWQLGVVTGPILIGILLSIFNNNLFIPFLFVALLGIFIGFYNFAQMSEAEEVLNEEKIESQKKINMFDPRVWPSLVVASFMGLSNAGLVLTSSIFVKDVILTNQLEIYSTVAIGFSIVALSSMFSQLVIVQNYRISPLSLIKWGLFIVFLGFLTLSQASSIPGLYLGLMLKGLGMGLARAGNVTMLSLSVSKDEQGTANGLLNMVFPIGHILVPIVIMPLYIISPEFPYLLLSSLAILLIIFILSNQKKYYSVEKINV, encoded by the coding sequence ATGACTAATTTCTTACAAAAACCAGATAAATCTATTTGGTATTTAGCAGCTGCAGTTGCGTGTATTGGAGCTGGGCAATCAACAATCTTTATTTTGATTCCAGCAGAGGTAAGAGCAATGGGCTTTAACGAATTTCAAGTGGGTATAATTTTTTCGATCTCTGCAATCGCTTGGATGATTTTTAGTCCTTTTTGGGGGAGTTTGAGTGACAAGTTTGGCAGAAAGTGGATTTTTTTAATCGGAATTTTTGGTTTTTCTTTATCTATGATTTCTTTTGCTGCGATTATTTCATCCGCGAATAATAACTTGATACCCTTTGTGCTAATTTTACCACTTTTGATTGCTACTAGATTAATAAATGGATTATTCGGCAGTGCAGTGAGGCCGGCTGCTGGAGGAAGAATAGCAGACATAACTTCTCCTGAAACTAGAGCGGCAGGATTCGCAAGATTTGACGCTGGCTGGCAGCTTGGCGTTGTCACCGGACCCATTCTTATTGGCATTCTCTTATCAATTTTTAATAACAACCTTTTTATTCCGTTTCTTTTTGTAGCTTTGCTTGGAATTTTTATAGGTTTTTACAATTTCGCTCAAATGAGTGAAGCTGAAGAAGTTTTGAATGAAGAGAAAATCGAGTCACAAAAAAAAATAAATATGTTTGATCCAAGAGTCTGGCCTTCTCTTGTAGTTGCGTCTTTCATGGGATTATCAAACGCAGGATTGGTATTGACCAGTTCAATATTTGTTAAAGATGTAATTTTAACTAATCAATTAGAAATTTATTCTACTGTAGCCATTGGATTTTCAATCGTAGCTCTATCTTCTATGTTTTCGCAGTTAGTGATTGTGCAAAATTATCGAATATCTCCATTAAGTCTAATTAAGTGGGGGCTTTTTATAGTTTTTTTAGGATTTTTGACTCTTTCTCAAGCTTCTTCCATTCCCGGATTATACTTAGGATTAATGCTCAAGGGCCTTGGCATGGGGTTAGCTAGAGCCGGAAATGTAACGATGCTTTCCTTGTCTGTTTCAAAAGATGAACAAGGAACAGCAAATGGACTGTTAAATATGGTTTTTCCTATTGGGCATATTTTGGTTCCAATTGTAATCATGCCTTTATATATAATTTCTCCTGAATTTCCTTATCTTTTACTTTCTTCTCTGGCAATCCTTTTAATTATATTTATACTTTCTAATCAAAAAAAATATTACAGCGTGGAGAAAATTAATGTTTGA
- a CDS encoding SDR family oxidoreductase, translated as MFDKNLFSGKRILVTGGGSGLGKEMSKHFLNHGAEVIICGRRDEVLQNTVKELTGETKGKISSHSLDIRDSMAIEDTVSNIFDEAPIDGLVNNAAGNFISRTQDLSPNGFNAIASIVFHGTFNMTNTVGKKWIELKRPGTILSITTTWVWTGSPFVVPSAMSKSGINAMTKSLAVEWGPHNIRLNCIAPGPFPTEGAWSRLSPETKSTEGAMDQSSMSSNPMGRVGEMNELGNLATFLMADGCDYLTGQTIAIDGGAYLSAGGTFSSLGKLGDEDWTNIRETIKKTNEKDKKMRS; from the coding sequence ATGTTTGATAAAAATTTATTTAGTGGAAAAAGAATCCTGGTAACAGGTGGCGGAAGCGGTTTAGGAAAGGAAATGTCAAAGCATTTTCTTAATCATGGTGCAGAGGTCATTATCTGTGGAAGAAGGGATGAGGTCCTACAAAATACTGTCAAAGAATTAACAGGTGAAACTAAAGGAAAAATTTCCTCTCACAGTTTAGACATAAGAGATTCTATGGCGATAGAAGACACAGTTAGTAATATTTTTGATGAAGCCCCAATTGATGGATTGGTTAATAACGCCGCTGGAAACTTTATTAGCAGAACTCAAGATCTTTCACCAAATGGATTTAATGCCATCGCTTCAATTGTATTTCATGGAACATTCAATATGACTAACACCGTTGGAAAAAAATGGATCGAATTGAAAAGACCTGGAACTATTCTATCAATTACTACAACTTGGGTTTGGACAGGCTCACCTTTTGTTGTGCCTTCAGCAATGTCCAAGTCTGGAATAAATGCAATGACCAAATCACTTGCAGTAGAGTGGGGTCCGCATAATATTAGGTTGAATTGCATAGCGCCTGGACCTTTTCCGACAGAAGGCGCCTGGTCAAGACTAAGTCCTGAAACAAAAAGTACAGAAGGTGCTATGGATCAAAGCTCAATGTCATCCAACCCAATGGGTAGAGTTGGGGAAATGAATGAATTAGGAAATTTAGCTACTTTTTTAATGGCAGATGGATGTGACTATTTGACCGGTCAAACCATTGCTATCGATGGAGGAGCTTACCTTTCCGCAGGAGGGACTTTCTCTAGTTTAGGGAAACTTGGCGATGAGGACTGGACAAATATAAGAGAAACCATTAAAAAAACTAATGAAAAAGACAAAAAAATGAGGTCTTAG